GGACAAGGTCGTCGAGTTCAAGGAAAAGCCCACTTTGGACTACCGGGTCAGCATGGGTGTCTACGGGCTCACCCGACAGACGATCGCCGGATATCCCAGCGGCATCGAGTTCGGGTTCGACCAACTCATGCTCGACCTGATCGCGCGGGGCGACCCGCCCGCCGCCTACGACTTCGACGGCTACTGGCTGGACATCGGCCGACCCGAGGACTACGACGAGGCGAACCGCAGCTTCGAGACGTTGAAACCGATCCTGCTGCCGGCAGCGCTGCGCGAGCCCGCGTGAGCGCGCGACCGGGCACGCCGGATCTCGGATCGGGGCAGCCGGATCTCGAACAAGACCGGCCGGATCTCGAACAAGACCGGCCGGATCTCGTACCGGACCGGCCGGACCTCCAACAAGGAGCGACAATGGTCAATCGAATTGGCATCGTGGGAATGGGCTACGTCGGGCTGACCCTGGCGGCCGGCCTGGCCCGCAACGGATTCGAGGTGCACGGCGTCGACAGCGAGCCGCGGGTCCGCGAAGCCCTGTCCGCCGGACGGGTCCACCTGTACGAACCCGGCCTCGCCGAAGTGCTGCGCGACACCCTCGGCCGGACGCTGTTCGTCCACCCGACGCTTCCACCGGGCCTCGACGCGGCCGTCATCTGCGTGTCCACCCCGGTCCGCGACGACACCCGGCAGCCGGACCTGACCAACATCGCGGCCGCCGCGACCCAGATCGCCCGGCACTGCGGACCGGAAACCCTGGTCGTGGTCCGCAGCACCGTACCGGTCGGCACCAGCCGGCGGATCGTCCTGCCGGCGCTGATCGAAGCCTGGGGCAGGGCCCGGCTGGTGATGGCACCCGAACGCACCATCCAGGGGCAGGCGTTGCGCGAACTCACCGAACTACCGCAGGTGGTCGGCGGTCTCGACGACGACAGCCGACGCGCCGGGGAAGCGCTGTTCGGCCGGCTCGCCCGGCAGGTCGTCCCCGTCTCCAGCCTGGAGACCGCCGAACTGGTGAAGCTGGCCAACAACTGCCACACCGACCTGATCTACGCGTACGGCAACGAGATCGCCCTGCTCGCCGGGGCGCACGGCGTGGACCCGCTGGAGGTCGTCCGGGCCGCCAACCACGACTACCCCCGACCCGACCTGGCCCGCCCCGGCTTCGTCGGCGGAAGCTGCCTGTCCAAGGACCCGTACCTGTTCGCCGCCAGCGCACCGGCGCACACCCCGTCCCTCGTCGCCGCCGCCCGGCAGCGCAACGAGCAGTTGCCGACGCAGGTGGCGGAGACCGTCGTCGGGCGGCTGCGGCAGCTGCGTGGCGCGACCGCCGGGGCGACCCTGGCCGTACTCGGCTGGGCGTACAAGGGCTGGCCACCCACCGACGACATGCGCGGTGCGGCGGTGGTCACGATGATGCCGGCGTTCGACCGGGCCGGGCTGCGGGTGCTGGGCCACGACCCGCTGGTGGCCGACGAGGTGATCCGAGCCCACGGTGGTGAGCCGGTCAGCCTCGACAAGGCGTTCAGCGAGGCCGACGCGGTCCTGCTGCTCAACGATCACCCCGACTACCGGGGGCTGCCGGTGGGGACGCTGCTGCCCGGCACCAGGGTCCGGTTCGTCTATGACTCGTGGCGGATCCTCGACGAGGAGTCGGTACGGGCGGCCGGGGCGCACTACGAGAGCCTGGGCTACCGAGCGAGCCGGGAGCTGGTGTGATGCGCGCGCTGGTCCTCGGCGGTGCCGGGTTCATCGGCCTGCACCTGGTGCGCCGGCTGGTCGCCGACGGCCACTCGGTCACCATCGTCGACGACTTCTCCCGGGGCCGTGACGACGCCGACCTCGCCCGGGTCTGCGCCGACCCGGCGGTCGAGGTGGTCGCCGGTGACCTCACCAGGGCCGCGACCTGGGCTGCGTTGCCCCGCCACTGGGACCAGGTCTACCTGCTGGCCGCCGTCGTCGGGGTGCGCAACGTCGAGGCCGACCCGGCTCGGGTGGTCCGGATCAACGCGCTCGTCGCGTTGCACCTGATGGACTGGATCGGCGCCGCCGACCGGGTCTTCTTCAGCTCCACCAGCGAGGTGTACGCCGGCGCGGTCGACGCCGGGGTGGCCGCCGTACCGACCGGGGAGGACGTCCCGGCGATGGTGGCCGACGTGACGGCACCCCGGTTCGCGTACGCCACCAGCAAACTGCTGGGCGAGGCCGCCGTGCTGCACGGGTCCCGGGCGGTCGGCGCGCACGCCGTGGTCGGCCGGTTCCACAACGTATACGGGCCCCGGATGGGCGCCGACCATGTCGTCCCGGAGATGTCCCTGCGGGCGCTGCGCGGCGAGGACCCGTTCCGGGTGCCGGGCGCCGACCAGTACCGCGCCTTCTGCTACGTCAACGACGCCGTCGAGGCAGTGGTCCGGCTGATGGCCACCCCGGAGGCCGCCGGCCGGATCGTGCACGTCGGCGACGACACCGAGCAGACCAACATCGCCGACCTGGCGAAGCTGGTGCTGCGTACCGCCGGCAGCCACGCGAGCCTGCGGCCCGAACCGGCACCCGCCGGCTCGGTGCGTCGGCGCTGTCCGGACCTGGGCCTGCTGCGCCGGCTCACCGGCTACCAGCCGGCGGTCGCTCTGGAGGAGGGCGTCGGGCGGACCTTCGCCTGGTACCGCGACCACGACCGACCGACCGTCTCTGAAGGGAAGGTGCCGCCATGTGGGTGAGTCCGCACCGGACCGAAGGGGAGGTGCCGCCATGTGGGTGAGTCCGCACCGGACCGAAGGGGAGGTGCTGCCATGGCGGTGAGTCTGCGTCGCAGGATCCTCGACGCGGTCGACGACCGGGTCGACCCCCGGATCATCGCCGGGCTCGGCGGGATCGTGTTGTCGCTGCGGGCCCGCTCGCGGTGCGTCGTGCGGTACGAGGACGACACCTGGATCCACCGGTACCGGGGCGGGACGGTGGTCAACACCGAGCTGGGCGGGCTGTCCGCCGAGCGTGAGGACGAGGTGGTCCGGGATACCTTCCTGTACGGCTACCAGCCACGTCCCGGGGACACTGTCGTCGACATCGGGGCCGGTGTCGGTACCGAGGTCCGGTTGTTCTCCCGGATGGTCGGTGACCTGGGCCGGGTGCTCAGCATCGAGGCGCATCCGCGCACGTTCCGCTGCCTACGTCGTACCGTCGAGCTGAACCGGCTGTCCAACGTGACGCTGCTGGAATGCGCGGTGGTCGACGAGGCCGCGACGGTCCGCATCGACGAGGACGCACTCGGCCACATCCGCAACGGGATCAGCCAGGACGGCACCGGCGGGATCGAGGTCGCCGGTCGCCGGCTGGAC
The sequence above is a segment of the Solwaraspora sp. WMMD406 genome. Coding sequences within it:
- a CDS encoding NAD-dependent epimerase/dehydratase family protein, encoding MRALVLGGAGFIGLHLVRRLVADGHSVTIVDDFSRGRDDADLARVCADPAVEVVAGDLTRAATWAALPRHWDQVYLLAAVVGVRNVEADPARVVRINALVALHLMDWIGAADRVFFSSTSEVYAGAVDAGVAAVPTGEDVPAMVADVTAPRFAYATSKLLGEAAVLHGSRAVGAHAVVGRFHNVYGPRMGADHVVPEMSLRALRGEDPFRVPGADQYRAFCYVNDAVEAVVRLMATPEAAGRIVHVGDDTEQTNIADLAKLVLRTAGSHASLRPEPAPAGSVRRRCPDLGLLRRLTGYQPAVALEEGVGRTFAWYRDHDRPTVSEGKVPPCG
- a CDS encoding FkbM family methyltransferase gives rise to the protein MAVSLRRRILDAVDDRVDPRIIAGLGGIVLSLRARSRCVVRYEDDTWIHRYRGGTVVNTELGGLSAEREDEVVRDTFLYGYQPRPGDTVVDIGAGVGTEVRLFSRMVGDLGRVLSIEAHPRTFRCLRRTVELNRLSNVTLLECAVVDEAATVRIDEDALGHIRNGISQDGTGGIEVAGRRLDEILRGCGVDRVDLLKMNIEGAELSVLEGSRDVLDVVDNLVVSCHDFKAEGPADAWMRTFVPVQALLHDAGYTITTRPADPRPWIPYYVYASRGRR
- a CDS encoding nucleotide sugar dehydrogenase; translated protein: MVNRIGIVGMGYVGLTLAAGLARNGFEVHGVDSEPRVREALSAGRVHLYEPGLAEVLRDTLGRTLFVHPTLPPGLDAAVICVSTPVRDDTRQPDLTNIAAAATQIARHCGPETLVVVRSTVPVGTSRRIVLPALIEAWGRARLVMAPERTIQGQALRELTELPQVVGGLDDDSRRAGEALFGRLARQVVPVSSLETAELVKLANNCHTDLIYAYGNEIALLAGAHGVDPLEVVRAANHDYPRPDLARPGFVGGSCLSKDPYLFAASAPAHTPSLVAAARQRNEQLPTQVAETVVGRLRQLRGATAGATLAVLGWAYKGWPPTDDMRGAAVVTMMPAFDRAGLRVLGHDPLVADEVIRAHGGEPVSLDKAFSEADAVLLLNDHPDYRGLPVGTLLPGTRVRFVYDSWRILDEESVRAAGAHYESLGYRASRELV